ATGTTCGAGGCGTTCAATTCCACCCAGAAAGTGTATTGACTCCAAACGGAAAAAAAATGTTAGAGAATTGGATTAAGAGTTAGTGATGAGTGTTCAGTCCCGAAACTTCGGGATAGTATTCAATCACAGTTTACAGTCACAGTAAAAAACTTAGAACCTTAGTCTCTTAGCAACTTAGAATCTTTAAAAAAATGAAAACTATATTAAATAAATTAATCAATCACGAAGTGCTTTCTAAAGAAGAAGCCAAACAAGTATTGATTAATATCTCAACAGGTCAATACAATCCAAGCCAAATTTCGGCATTTTTGACTGTTTTTATGATGCGAAGCATAACAATCGATGAGCTTTCGGGATTTCGTGAAGCTTTGTTAGAATTATGCATTCGTGTGGATTTATCTGCCTATAACACGATCGATTTATGCGGAACAGGTGGCGACGGAAAAGACACTTTCAACATTTCGACTTTAGCATCATTTGTTTCGGCAGGAGCCGGAATTAAAATTGCCAAGCACGGAAATTACGGAGTTTCCTCTATTTCCGGATCGAGCAACGTGATGGAAAAAATGGGAATTAAATTCAGCAACGATCCTGACTTTTTAGAAAAATGCATCGATCAGGCCGGAGTTTGCGTTTTGCACGCTCCCCTATTTCACCCAGCCATGAAAAATGTCGGACCAATCAGAAAAGAACTGGCTGTAAAAACGTTTTTCAATATGTTGGGGCCAATGGTAAATCCATCTTTTCCACAAAATCAATTGGTTGGCGTTTTCAACTTAGAATTGGCAAGAATGTATGCCTATTTATATCAAAACACCGATGTTAATTTCACCATCTTACATTCGCTTGACGGCTATGATGAAATTTCATTAACTGGCCCAACCAAAACAATTTCGAACCACATGGAAGGAATGTTAAATCCTGACGATTTTGGCGTTCATCTTTTATCTCAAACCGAAATTGAAGGAGGTAAAACCATCGAAGAATCGGCTGAAATCTTTACCAATATCATTTCTGGAAAAGGAACCGAAGCCCAAAACAATGTAGTTTGTGCCAATGCTGCAATGGCAATTGCAACCGTAACAAAATGTTCTCCTCTTGAAGGTTTTGAATCAGCAAAAGAAAGTCTTTTGTCAGGAAAAGGACTAAAAGCTTTACAGAAATTACAAGAGTTAAGTAAATAAATTTGTTTCAAGTTTCAGCTTTCAAGTTGTTTGAACGTTCGACAAACTTGAAACCTGAAACTTAAAACTTGAAACCAATCAACACAATGAATATCCTAGATAAAATCATAATAGATAAAAAACGAGAAGTTATTTTAAAGAAATCAATCATTCCGGTTTCTCAGTTGGAAGCTTCAGTATTTTTTGAAAAACAAACCATTTCTCTTAGTCAGAAGTTAAAAGAAAGTAATTCTGGAATTATTGCAGAACACAAACGTCGTTCTCCTTCAAAATCCATCATCAACAATAATTTTACTGTTGAAGAAGTAGTAAAAGGCTATGAAGATGCTGGTGCTTGTGGCATCTCAGTTTTAACCGATGGAAAATATTTCGGTGGCTCTTTAGACGATTTACTTTTGGCGAGAGCTTCAGTCAATATTCCGCTTTTGCGAAAAGAATTTATTGTAGACGAATATCAGATTTTAGAAGCAAAAGCACATGGAGCAGATTTGATCCTTTTAATAGCAGCAGTTTTAACTCGTGAGGAAATTAAATCATTATCTGAATTTGCTAAAAATTTAGGTTTAGAAGTTTTATTGGAAGTTCATAATCAGGAAGAACTCGAAAAGTCTATTATGCCAAGTTTAGATATGATTGGCGTAAACAACAGAAACTTAAAAACGTTCGAAGTAAGTTTAGATTTCAGTAAAGAATTGGCATCACAAATCCCGAATGATTTTGTTAAAGTTTCTGAAAGTGGTATTTCATCAATCGAAGCCATTCAAGAATTAAAACCTTACGGCTACAAAGGTTTCTTAATTGGAGAAAACTTCATGAAAACTGACGACGCAGGACAAGCCGCAACGGATTTTATTAAAAATCTGGGCGTTTAAAAAATAGCCACGAATTCACGAATTTAATTTACAATCATTCGTGAATTCGTGGCGGAAAAACTTTGCGAACTTTTTCGCATTCAAAACACAATACAATAGAAAAAAACTTAGCGCACTTTGCGTTAAAAAAAACACACAACACAATGAAACTTAAAATATGCGGTATGAAATATCCTGAAAATATTCTCGAAGTAGGTGCGCTGTTGCCTGACTATATGGGATTTATTTTCTGGGACAAATCCGCGCGATATTTTGACGGAACTATTCCTGAACTTATAAAAACAGTCAAAAAAGTAGGCGTTTTTGTAGATCAAAGTCAGGAAGAAATTCTAGAGAAAGTCGTAAAATACAATTTACAAGCCGTTCAATTACATGGAAATGAATCTGTGAAATTTTTATCAGAACTAAAAGAACAATTACCAAAAAAAGTCGAAATCATAAAAGTCTTTTCAGCAGATGAAAATTTCGATTTTGAAGTGATAAAACCTTTTGAAGCTGTCTCAGATTATTTTTTGTTTGATACCAAAGGAAAACTTCCTGGTGGCAACGGAACAACATTTGACTGGACAATATTAAAAAAATACAATTCCAAGAAACCTTTCTTTTTAAGTGGTGGCATTGGAATGAAAGAATTAAAAGCCATTGAAGAAATTTCAAAAACCAATTTACCAATCTACGCTGTCGATGTAAATAGTAAATTTGAAATCGAACCAGGGCTGAAAAACAGAAATTTATTTAGCAATTTCAAACGAAAATTTGATGTTGCCAACTTTTAAAATTTAAAAAAATGAGTTTTAACGTTAACGAAAAAGGATATTACGGAGAATTTGGAGGCGCTTATATTCCAGAAATGTTATATCCAAATGTAGAAGAATTACGCCAGAAATACTTGAGTATTATGGATGAACCTGATTTTAAAGCGGAGTTCAATCAACTGCTTAAAGATTATGTAGGACGCCCTAGCCCATTGTATTTCGCAAAACGCCTGTCTGAAAAATACAACACAAAAGTCTATTTAAAAAGAGAAGATTTAAATCATACCGGAGCTCATAAAGTTAATAACACAATTGGGCAGATATTATTAGCAAAACGTTTGGGTAAAAAACGAATTATTGCCGAAACTGGCGCTGGTCAGCATGGTGTGGCTACTGCAACGGTTTGTGCTTTAATGGGAATCGAATGTATCGTTTATATGGGCGAAATCGACATTGCGCGTCAGGCTCCAAATGTAGCTCGTATGAAAATGTTAGGTGCAGAAGTCCGTCCCGCTCTTTCGGGTTCACGAACTTTAAAAGATGCGACAAACGAAGCGATTCGTGACTGGATTAACAATCCTGTAGATACGCATTATATTATTGGATCAGCCATTGGCCCGCATCCTTATCCAGATATGGTAACTCGTTTTCAGAGTATTATCTCCGAAGAAATCAAGTGGCAGTTAAAAGAAAAAGAAGGTCGTGAGAATCCTGATTATGTTGTAGCTTGTATTGGCGGCGGAAGTAATGCAGCAGGAACTTATTATCATTTCTTACACGAGCCAGAAGTTGGAATTATTGCAGTGGAAGCAGCTGGAAAAGGTGTTGACAGTGGTCATAGTGCAGCAACAAGTAAACTAGGAAAAGTTGGAGTTATCCACGGCTGTAAAACGCTGTTGATGCAGACAGCAGACGGACAAATTACAGAACCATATTCTATTTCTGCTGGATTAGATTATCCTGGAGTTGGCCCATTGCACGCACATTTAGCACAAACTGGACGTGGGGAATTTTTCTCTGTAACTGATGATGATGCTATGAATGCAGGTTTACAATTGACAAAATTAGAAGGGATTATTCCAGCCATTGAAAGTGCTCACGCCTTTGCCGTTTTGGATCAAAAGAAATTCAAACCTGAAGATATTGTAGTGATTAGTCTTTCTGGACGTGGCGATAAAGATTTAGATAATTATATTGATTACTTTAAATTGTAATAAAAATTGTAATTTGGACGTTGGTTTTTAAAATCGCCAACGCTAACAAATAACGAGAAAAATCATAATTATGGAACTATTATTCTCATACGGAACACTTAGATCGAAACAAATTCAGAT
This portion of the Flavobacterium panacagri genome encodes:
- the trpD gene encoding anthranilate phosphoribosyltransferase; translation: MKTILNKLINHEVLSKEEAKQVLINISTGQYNPSQISAFLTVFMMRSITIDELSGFREALLELCIRVDLSAYNTIDLCGTGGDGKDTFNISTLASFVSAGAGIKIAKHGNYGVSSISGSSNVMEKMGIKFSNDPDFLEKCIDQAGVCVLHAPLFHPAMKNVGPIRKELAVKTFFNMLGPMVNPSFPQNQLVGVFNLELARMYAYLYQNTDVNFTILHSLDGYDEISLTGPTKTISNHMEGMLNPDDFGVHLLSQTEIEGGKTIEESAEIFTNIISGKGTEAQNNVVCANAAMAIATVTKCSPLEGFESAKESLLSGKGLKALQKLQELSK
- the trpC gene encoding indole-3-glycerol phosphate synthase TrpC, which gives rise to MNILDKIIIDKKREVILKKSIIPVSQLEASVFFEKQTISLSQKLKESNSGIIAEHKRRSPSKSIINNNFTVEEVVKGYEDAGACGISVLTDGKYFGGSLDDLLLARASVNIPLLRKEFIVDEYQILEAKAHGADLILLIAAVLTREEIKSLSEFAKNLGLEVLLEVHNQEELEKSIMPSLDMIGVNNRNLKTFEVSLDFSKELASQIPNDFVKVSESGISSIEAIQELKPYGYKGFLIGENFMKTDDAGQAATDFIKNLGV
- a CDS encoding phosphoribosylanthranilate isomerase translates to MKLKICGMKYPENILEVGALLPDYMGFIFWDKSARYFDGTIPELIKTVKKVGVFVDQSQEEILEKVVKYNLQAVQLHGNESVKFLSELKEQLPKKVEIIKVFSADENFDFEVIKPFEAVSDYFLFDTKGKLPGGNGTTFDWTILKKYNSKKPFFLSGGIGMKELKAIEEISKTNLPIYAVDVNSKFEIEPGLKNRNLFSNFKRKFDVANF
- the trpB gene encoding tryptophan synthase subunit beta, translated to MSFNVNEKGYYGEFGGAYIPEMLYPNVEELRQKYLSIMDEPDFKAEFNQLLKDYVGRPSPLYFAKRLSEKYNTKVYLKREDLNHTGAHKVNNTIGQILLAKRLGKKRIIAETGAGQHGVATATVCALMGIECIVYMGEIDIARQAPNVARMKMLGAEVRPALSGSRTLKDATNEAIRDWINNPVDTHYIIGSAIGPHPYPDMVTRFQSIISEEIKWQLKEKEGRENPDYVVACIGGGSNAAGTYYHFLHEPEVGIIAVEAAGKGVDSGHSAATSKLGKVGVIHGCKTLLMQTADGQITEPYSISAGLDYPGVGPLHAHLAQTGRGEFFSVTDDDAMNAGLQLTKLEGIIPAIESAHAFAVLDQKKFKPEDIVVISLSGRGDKDLDNYIDYFKL